In a genomic window of Aeromicrobium panaciterrae:
- the folK gene encoding 2-amino-4-hydroxy-6-hydroxymethyldihydropteridine diphosphokinase: MTESPTPYVLDADTMTGGMRPIRQAVVAFGSNMGDRHGRIQGGVSTLEDTPEVTVVAISSVYETEPIGTPDGSDKFLNAVVLIDTTLTVHTLLDRALAIEDAFGRERSEPGAPRTLDVDLIIVGDRVADDDQLILPHPRAHERGFVLVPWLEIDPEGEIPGKGFVADLISGVDTTGVTKREDLEIIL; encoded by the coding sequence GTGACCGAATCGCCCACCCCGTATGTCTTGGACGCTGACACGATGACCGGCGGTATGCGGCCCATCCGTCAGGCCGTGGTGGCGTTCGGGTCCAATATGGGCGATCGTCACGGCCGGATCCAGGGCGGAGTGTCCACGCTTGAAGACACCCCTGAGGTCACGGTCGTCGCCATCTCCTCGGTTTACGAGACTGAGCCGATCGGTACGCCCGATGGATCTGACAAGTTCCTCAACGCTGTCGTCCTGATCGACACCACCTTGACGGTCCACACGCTGCTCGATCGCGCTCTTGCAATCGAAGACGCCTTCGGTCGCGAGCGTTCGGAGCCTGGCGCCCCGCGCACTCTCGATGTTGACCTGATCATCGTGGGCGATCGCGTCGCTGACGACGATCAGTTGATCCTTCCCCACCCGCGCGCGCACGAGCGTGGCTTCGTTCTCGTGCCGTGGCTGGAGATCGACCCCGAGGGAGAGATCCCGGGCAAGGGCTTCGTGGCGGATCTGATCAGCGGTGTCGACACCACTGGAGTCACCAAGCGCGAGGATCTCGAGATCATCTTGTGA
- the folB gene encoding dihydroneopterin aldolase gives MAIPEGLDRIDLRGVSAHGRHGLFDFERENGQLFSVDVSLGLDLGPAARDNDLTKSVDYGVLAQGVHDAIVNDPVDLIETVALRIADMCLSDESVQWVSVTVHKPEAPIAVTFSDVAVTIERSRQ, from the coding sequence ATGGCGATTCCTGAAGGGCTCGACCGCATCGACTTGCGGGGCGTCAGCGCCCACGGACGTCACGGGCTGTTCGATTTCGAACGGGAGAACGGGCAGCTTTTCAGCGTCGACGTGAGCCTCGGTCTTGACCTCGGACCGGCCGCCCGAGACAACGATCTGACCAAATCAGTCGACTACGGGGTCCTCGCTCAAGGTGTGCACGATGCCATCGTGAACGACCCCGTTGATCTCATCGAGACCGTCGCGCTCCGTATCGCGGACATGTGCCTCTCCGATGAGTCGGTGCAATGGGTTAGCGTGACGGTGCACAAACCAGAAGCGCCCATCGCGGTGACGTTCTCAGACGTCGCCGTCACGATCGAGCGGAGCAGACAGTGA
- a CDS encoding nuclear transport factor 2 family protein, whose amino-acid sequence MTEAALATHRAFYDAVETGDVDLMASLWVDDPETSCVHPGAVPLRGTQAVLRSWTVLMANVGYIQFFLTEREVTALPPNDDDPSVVVITCTENILSGGEATGAETFSGAKAVCTSILVRDGAGWKFWSRHASPVAEIGNLDSEG is encoded by the coding sequence TTGACCGAGGCGGCTCTCGCGACGCACAGGGCGTTCTACGACGCTGTCGAAACAGGTGATGTCGACCTGATGGCATCGCTGTGGGTCGATGATCCCGAGACGTCCTGTGTGCACCCCGGTGCCGTGCCGCTGCGCGGCACACAGGCCGTCCTGAGGTCGTGGACGGTGCTGATGGCCAACGTCGGCTACATCCAGTTCTTCCTGACGGAGCGCGAGGTCACAGCCCTGCCTCCTAATGATGACGACCCATCCGTCGTCGTGATCACCTGCACCGAGAACATCCTGTCGGGCGGCGAGGCGACCGGAGCGGAGACATTCTCGGGGGCCAAGGCGGTGTGCACCAGTATCTTGGTACGTGACGGAGCCGGCTGGAAATTCTGGTCCCGTCATGCGTCGCCGGTCGCTGAAATCGGCAACTTGGACTCGGAGGGCTGA
- the folE gene encoding GTP cyclohydrolase I FolE: protein MTVDLPRAEAAIRELLFAVGEDPDRDGLRDTPARVAKSYVELLAGLDQTPEEVLTAVFEVGHDELVLVKDIEMWSMCEHHLVPFFGVAHVGYIPSEGGKVTGLSKLARVVDVFSRRPQVQERLTTDIAEALVEHLEPRGVIVVIEAEHLCMTMRGVRKGGAKTITSAVRGQLRDPATRAEAMGLITSR from the coding sequence GTGACGGTCGACCTGCCTCGCGCCGAGGCAGCAATCCGCGAGCTGCTGTTCGCGGTCGGCGAGGACCCAGACCGTGACGGTCTGCGAGACACCCCTGCTCGGGTCGCCAAGTCGTACGTCGAGCTACTTGCAGGGCTCGACCAGACGCCGGAGGAAGTGCTCACCGCCGTCTTCGAGGTTGGTCATGACGAGCTCGTGCTGGTCAAGGACATCGAGATGTGGTCGATGTGCGAGCACCACCTGGTTCCGTTCTTCGGTGTTGCCCATGTCGGCTACATCCCGTCTGAGGGTGGCAAGGTCACTGGCCTCTCCAAGCTTGCCCGGGTTGTCGACGTGTTCTCCCGTCGCCCGCAGGTGCAGGAGCGACTGACGACCGACATCGCCGAAGCGCTGGTCGAGCACCTCGAACCGCGCGGCGTCATCGTCGTGATCGAGGCCGAGCACCTGTGTATGACGATGCGAGGCGTACGCAAGGGTGGCGCCAAGACGATCACGAGTGCCGTACGCGGTCAGCTGCGCGATCCGGCAACCCGAGCCGAGGCCATGGGCCTCATCACTTCGCGCTAG